One Aethina tumida isolate Nest 87 chromosome 5, icAetTumi1.1, whole genome shotgun sequence genomic window carries:
- the LOC109596522 gene encoding ubiquitin-like domain-containing CTD phosphatase 1 isoform X2 has translation MDYSKIFVKWSGKEYEVDVSENDTVEDLKNAIQKQTGVKPERQKLLNLKFKGKTPENDCRMSQLKLKANFKIMMMGSLEEDIVEVNTTPENMPEVINDLDIEDEEIAIENQEVYLSKIQRRIKDYEVKILNDLRPDKKLLVLDIDYTLFDHSAYEHYDIVIWSATGMKWIEEKMKLLGVVSNPNYKIAFYLDSLAMISVHTPKYGVMDVKPLGVIWGKFEQFSPKNTIMFDDIRRNFLMNPKNGLRIKPFRQAHLNRDKDNELLRLSKYLKDLALHCHDFTTVNHRHWEKYKPRRHERRH, from the exons ATGGATTATTCGAAGATATTTGTAAAATGGAGTGGAAAAGAGTACGAAGTGGACGTGTCCGAAAACGACACTGTGGAGGACTTGAAGAATGCGATCCAAAAACAAACCGGAGTCAAACCTGAACGTCAGAAGTtgctcaatttaaaatttaaag GCAAAACGCCGGAAAATGATTGTAGAATGTCCCAGTTGAAACTGAAGGcgaattttaagataatgaTGATGGGTTCATTGGAAGAGGACATAGTGGAAGTTAACACAACACCTGAAAACATGCCAGAAGTCATCAATGATTTGGATATAGAAGATGAGGAGATTGCAATTGAAAACCAAGAGgtttatttgtcaaaaatacaaAGAAGAATCAAAGATTatgaagtaaaaatattgaatgattTGCGCCCAGACAAAAAACTATTAGTGCTAGACAttgattatactttgtttgaTCACAG TGCATATGAGCATTACGACATTGTTATTTGGTCAGCAACTGGCATGAAATGGATTGAAGAGAAGATGAAATTGTTGGGTGTTGTGTCCAATCCCAATTACAAAATTGccttttatttagattctctagCTATGATCTCAGTTCACACTCCAAAATATGGTGTAATGGAT GTGAAACCCCTGGGTGTGATATGGGGAAAATTTGAACAGTTTTCGCCGAAAAACACGATCATGTTCGACGACATTAGGCGCAATTTCCTCATGAATCCAAAAAATGGTTTGCGAATAAAACCTTTTAGGCAGGCGCACCTGAACCGGGATAAGGATAATGAATTATTGCGTctgagtaaatatttaaaggatCTGGCTTTACATTGCCACGATTTCACGACCGTCAATCATCGACATTGGGAAAAGTATAAGCCCAGGAGACATGAGAGGAGACACTGA
- the LOC109596522 gene encoding ubiquitin-like domain-containing CTD phosphatase 1 isoform X1 translates to MDYSKIFVKWSGKEYEVDVSENDTVEDLKNAIQKQTGVKPERQKLLNLKFKGKTPENDCRMSQLKLKANFKIMMMGSLEEDIVEVNTTPENMPEVINDLDIEDEEIAIENQEVYLSKIQRRIKDYEVKILNDLRPDKKLLVLDIDYTLFDHRSVAETGIELMRPYLHEFLTSAYEHYDIVIWSATGMKWIEEKMKLLGVVSNPNYKIAFYLDSLAMISVHTPKYGVMDVKPLGVIWGKFEQFSPKNTIMFDDIRRNFLMNPKNGLRIKPFRQAHLNRDKDNELLRLSKYLKDLALHCHDFTTVNHRHWEKYKPRRHERRH, encoded by the exons ATGGATTATTCGAAGATATTTGTAAAATGGAGTGGAAAAGAGTACGAAGTGGACGTGTCCGAAAACGACACTGTGGAGGACTTGAAGAATGCGATCCAAAAACAAACCGGAGTCAAACCTGAACGTCAGAAGTtgctcaatttaaaatttaaag GCAAAACGCCGGAAAATGATTGTAGAATGTCCCAGTTGAAACTGAAGGcgaattttaagataatgaTGATGGGTTCATTGGAAGAGGACATAGTGGAAGTTAACACAACACCTGAAAACATGCCAGAAGTCATCAATGATTTGGATATAGAAGATGAGGAGATTGCAATTGAAAACCAAGAGgtttatttgtcaaaaatacaaAGAAGAATCAAAGATTatgaagtaaaaatattgaatgattTGCGCCCAGACAAAAAACTATTAGTGCTAGACAttgattatactttgtttgaTCACAGGTCAGTTGCTGAAACAGGAATTGAATTAATGAGGCCTTACTTACATGAGTTTTTAACCAGTGCATATGAGCATTACGACATTGTTATTTGGTCAGCAACTGGCATGAAATGGATTGAAGAGAAGATGAAATTGTTGGGTGTTGTGTCCAATCCCAATTACAAAATTGccttttatttagattctctagCTATGATCTCAGTTCACACTCCAAAATATGGTGTAATGGAT GTGAAACCCCTGGGTGTGATATGGGGAAAATTTGAACAGTTTTCGCCGAAAAACACGATCATGTTCGACGACATTAGGCGCAATTTCCTCATGAATCCAAAAAATGGTTTGCGAATAAAACCTTTTAGGCAGGCGCACCTGAACCGGGATAAGGATAATGAATTATTGCGTctgagtaaatatttaaaggatCTGGCTTTACATTGCCACGATTTCACGACCGTCAATCATCGACATTGGGAAAAGTATAAGCCCAGGAGACATGAGAGGAGACACTGA